In the Helianthus annuus cultivar XRQ/B chromosome 11, HanXRQr2.0-SUNRISE, whole genome shotgun sequence genome, one interval contains:
- the LOC110867709 gene encoding uncharacterized protein At5g49945 has protein sequence MATPRSPPFLSSFLSPRGDTLLYLIALLSIFSLLLHHLSADSHFEGFDADEDLEDDSVILQPPLSTLPRRSPPPPTTLSTSSDPESHHGPPVSDSVSDHVSKPYVATSSFEYWDEDEFEGFPVEITPLEVTDEAEAVASVADSVSVEADETVRVSEPISWTKMLRLYVIEIVCACFLIMFTVNYFTGKKKNEALALAWAAKFATRDTIFDKNFSLLGVGDGDGDDSPLLLKEGQNVFKFYASGRRFCQGLVATMELKSRHDLIARLFNVVVPCKDEISIEVYMNEEAMDHVVFALAKKKAAKVMQKEVRDLQRFANLMTSAPNGRKWVAEELGVITESKEVAGDLITETVLDQVFGEKAFEKFGKWFISMHFSDQQQSTHRKMLVFKFALPDVNHMADMTRLVALVPYYIDLIGRYKLSSQARSKTEAARTKVAQEVYKELQNARQEALQRKKAERRKLMEEAESKLNAEALRKREAKERSRQLKKAMPKMKMSRGA, from the exons ATGGCGACTCCAAGATCTCCACCATTCCTCTCTTCTTTCCTCTCTCCAAGAGGCGACACTCTCCTCTACCTCATCGCTCTCCTCTCCATCTTCTCTCTCCTCCTCCACCACCTCTCCGCCGACTCCCACTTCGAAGGTTTCGACGCCGACGAAGACCTAGAAGACGACTCCGTCATCCTCCAACCACCGCTCTCCACCCTCCCCCGCCGCTCTCCACCACCTCCTACCACCCTCTCCACCTCCTCCGATCCCGAATCTCACCACGGCCCACCTGTTTCCGATTCTGTTTCCGATCATGTTTCCAAACCCTATGTAGCCACATCGTCGTTCGAATATTGGGATGAGGATGAGTTTGAAGGTTTTCCGGTTGAAATTACTCCACTGGAGGTCACTGATGAAGCGGAAGCTGTGGCTAGTGTTGCTGATTCGGTGTCGGTTGAAGCGGATGAAACGGTTAGGGTTTCGGAACCGATTTCGTGGACTAAGATGCTTAGGTTGTATGTTATTGAAATTGTTTGTGCGTGTTTTTTGATTATGTTTACTGTCAATTATTTTACTGGAAAAAAGAAGAATGAAGCCCTAGCTTTAGCCTGGGCGGCGAAATTCGCCACTCGAGATACGATTTTCGATAAGAATTTTAGTCTGTTAGGTGTTGGGGATGGGGATGGGGATGATTCGCCGTTGTTGTTGAAAGAAGggcagaatgtgtttaagttttACGCGAGTGGGCGGAGGTTTTGCCAGGGGTTGGTGGCGACGATGGAGCTTAAGAGCCGGCATGATTTGATAGCTAGGTTGTTTAATGTGGTTGTGCCGTGTAAGGATGAGATTAGTATTGAGGTTTATATGAATGAGGAGGCTATGGATCATGTGGTTTTTGCGTTGGCGAAGAAGAAAGCGGCGAAGGTTATGCAGAAGGAAGTGAGGGATTTACAGAGGTTTGCGAATTTGATGACGTCTGCTCCGAATGGTAGGAAATGGGTTGCAGAGGAATTGGGTGTTATTACTGAATCGAAAGAGGTGGCTGGAGATTTGATCACCGAGACTGTTCTTGATCAG GTGTTTGGTGAAAAAGCTTTTGAGAAATTTGGAAAGTGGTTCATCTCTATGCATTTCTCAGATCAGCAGCAGAGTACACACAGGAAGATGCTGGTTTTTAAGTTTGCTCTCCCTGATGTTAATCACATGGCTGACATGACACGTCTGGTGGCTCTCGTGCCCTATTACATCGATCTAATTGGTCGTTACAAACTCAGTTCACAG GCCCGATCGAAAACTGAAGCAGCCCGAACAAAGGTTGCACAGGAGGTGTATAAGGAACTTCAAAATGCAAGGCAAGAGGCATTGCAGAGGAAGAAGGCAGAGAGGAGGAAATTGATGGAAGAAGCGGAGTCAAAACTTAACGCTGAGGCGCTTCGTAAGAGAGAAGCAAAAGAGCGTTCTCGACAGCTTAAGAAAGCAATGCCCAAAATGAAGATGTCCCGTGGCGCCTAA
- the LOC110867708 gene encoding ribosome production factor 1, with protein sequence MGNKRKEREVQSDDDAPAKSRTKKMDKADGGKPQLLPSMIKNKDKRSALYAKLKHEKKAEKKKNAKARAALESRALELGEELPPKKVPRTIENTREADETVCRPDDEELFAGNDADEFSKVLNHERVPKVLMTTCRFNSTRGPALIKDLLTVIPNSEYYKRGTYDLKKIVEYANNKEFTSVIVVHTSRREPDALLIIGLPNGPTAHFKLSNLVLHKDLKNHGNPTGHKPELVLNNFTTRLGHRVGRLIQSLFPQDPEFRGRRVVTFHNQRDFIFFRHHRYTVENKADKHDKTKDKNKDAGVWPKTLKGDIYAQLQECGPRFTLKLRSLQYGTFDTKGGEYEWTHKAEMDTSRRRFFL encoded by the exons ATGGGGAACAAAAGGAAAGAACGTGAGGTTCAATCGGACGACGATGCACCCGCCAAATCGCGTACTAAGAAGATGGACAAGGCGGACGGTGGAAAGCCGCAGTTGCTACCGTCAATGATTAAGAACAAAGACAAACGGTCGGCGTTATACGCTAAGCTAAAGCACGAGAAGAAGgcggagaagaagaagaatgccAAGGCTCGTGCGGCTTTGGAGAGCAGAGCTCTTGAGCTTGGAGAAGAG CTTCCACCGAAGAAGGTACCGCGGACGATTGAGAACACTAGAGAGGCGGATGAGACCGTATGTAGGCCTGATGATGAAGAG CTTTTTGCTGGTAACGATGCGGATGAATTTAGCAAGGTTTTGAACCATGAACGGGTTCCAAAAGTCTTGATGACAACTTGTCGATTCAATTCTACG AGGGGACCTGCATTGATCAAGGATTTACTCACTGTGATCCCCAATTCTGAGTATTATAAGAGAGGAACATATGACTTGAAGAAG ATTGTGGAGTATGCAAACAACAAAGAATTTACATCTGTTATTGTTGTCCACACCAGCCGTAGAGAACCAG ATGCTCTTCTGATTATTGGATTGCCGAATGGACCTACAGCCCATTTTAAGTTGTCAAATCTTGTATTGCACAAGGATCTTAAG AATCATGGAAACCCAACCGGTCATAAACCTGAGCTCGTGCTCAATAACTTCACTACACGTTTGGGCCATCGTGTTGGAAG gtTAATACAGTCACTTTTTCCACAAGACCCTGAATTTCGTGGTCGACGAGTTGTCACATTTCACAATCAGCGAGATTTTATCTTCTTCCGACATCATCG GTACACTGTTGAAAATAAAGCAGATAAACATGATAAGACAAAAGACAAAAACAAGGATGCTGGAGTTTGGCCAAAGACCTTAAAAGGGGACATATATGCACAACTGCAG GAATGCGGGCCTCGTTTTACCTTAAAGTTAAGGAGTTTGCAGTACGGAACTTTTGATACAAAAGGAGGGGAGTACGAGTGGACTCATAAG GCTGAAATGGATACCAGCAGAAGAAGGTTTTTCTTGTGA
- the LOC110867707 gene encoding embryogenesis-associated protein EMB8 isoform X1, producing MSNCQSVSQLIAHRRRSEMESTGGDVSPYELLFKGLTLIPVSLYLLIAFLIFLIFAYNLLEFHIIHDIFSAFGGNHVSLTCDFSSDLYREVVSKCHLLHGRYLSTPWLSSPHLQTMLLHLLVKTHNFTYKRELFISSDGGTIALDWLMNFDETKFQVNGDNFVAKAIPLVIVIPGLTSDSDSPYIKHAAYKMAKHGWNVVISNHRGLGGVPPTSDCIYTAGWTEDLREVVNHLHCTHPEAPLFAIGTSLGANILVKYLGEDNAPLVGGASICNPWDILMGDRFFGRGLMQRFYNIILANALKDVAKLHRAVYARIADWEGIEKARSVGEFNKYTGRITGNFETVDTFHRWASSVRVVNNVKIPLVCINAIDDPVCSHEAIPFDECRMNKNIVVATTQHGGHNAFFEGMSGKNLWWVRVIEEYFSVLHSSSLMNKNTGATALRNN from the exons ATGTCAAACTGTCAGTCAGTCAGTCAGTTAATCGCTCATCGGCGGCGATCGGAAATGGAGAGCACCGGCGGCGATGTTTCCCCTTATGAGCTGCTGTTCAAAGGCCTAACGCTCATTCCGGTTTCTCTTTACCTGCTAATCGCGTTTCTAATTTTTCTCATATTTGCTTACAATCTACTCGAATTCCATATTATCCATGACATTTTTAGCGCTTTTGGAGGTAATCACGTATCTCTTACCTGCGATTTTTCCTCTGATTTGTACCGTGAAGTTGTATCCAAGTGCCACCTGCTTCACGGAAG ATACTTGTCAACTCCATGGCTTTCTAGTCCGCATCTTCAGACTATGTTGCTGCATCTTCTGGTAAAGACTCATAACTTCACCTACAAAAG AGAGCTATTTATCTCATCTGACGGAGGAACAATAGCTTTGGACTGGCTGATGAACTTTGATG AGACAAAATTTCAAGTCAATGGAGATAATTTTGTTGCAAAAGCGATTCCTCTCGTAATAGTGATTCCCGGCTTAACAAGTGATTCTGATTCTCCG TATATTAAACACGCTGCATACAAGATGGCAAAACATGGGTGGAATGTTGTCATAAGCAATCACCGTGGTCTTGGAGGCGTACCACCCACT TCTGATTGTATCTATACTGCTGGATGGACAGAGGATTTACGTGAAGTGGTGAATCACCTTCATTGTACACATCCTGAAGCTCCTCTTTTTGCTATTGGGACTAGCCTTGGTGCAAATATTTTG GTTAAATATCTCGGCGAGGATAATGCCCCGCTTGTTGGGGGTGCATCTATCTGTAATCCTTGGGATATATTG ATGGGCGATAGATTCTTCGGCAGAGGGCTTATGCAGAGATTTTATAATATAATTTTAGCAAATGCCTTAAAAGATGTTGCCAAACT GCATCGGGCCGTCTATGCTCGTATTGCAGATTGGGAAGGCATTGAAAAG GCACGTTCTGTTGGAGAGTTTAATAAATATACCGGTCGAATTACTGGAAATTTTGAG ACCGTTGATACATTTCATAGATGGGCGAGCAGTGTCCGTGTGGTGAACAATGTAAAGATACCACTTGTCTGCATCAATGCCATAGATGACCCTGTCTGCTCCCATGAAGCCATTCCATTTGATGAGTGTCG TATGAACAAAAATATTGTTGTAGCAACCACACAACATGGAGGACACAATGCATTTTTTGAAGGAATGTCTGGGAAGAACTTATG GTGGGTGAGGGTCATTGAGGAATATTTCTCTGTTTTGCATTCAAGCTCATTGATGAACAAAAATACAGGTGCAACTGCATTAAGGAATAACTAA
- the LOC110867707 gene encoding embryogenesis-associated protein EMB8 isoform X2: MSNCQSVSQLIAHRRRSEMESTGGDVSPYELLFKGLTLIPVSLYLLIAFLIFLIFAYNLLEFHIIHDIFSAFGGNHVSLTCDFSSDLYREVVSKCHLLHGRYLSTPWLSSPHLQTMLLHLLVKTHNFTYKRELFISSDGGTIALDWLMNFDETKFQVNGDNFVAKAIPLVIVIPGLTSDSDSPYIKHAAYKMAKHGWNVVISNHRGLGGVPPTSDCIYTAGWTEDLREVVNHLHCTHPEAPLFAIGTSLGANILVKYLGEDNAPLVGGASICNPWDILMGDRFFGRGLMQRFYNIILANALKDVAKLHRAVYARIADWEGIEKARSVGEFNKYTGRITGNFEMGEQCPCGEQCKDTTCLHQCHR; encoded by the exons ATGTCAAACTGTCAGTCAGTCAGTCAGTTAATCGCTCATCGGCGGCGATCGGAAATGGAGAGCACCGGCGGCGATGTTTCCCCTTATGAGCTGCTGTTCAAAGGCCTAACGCTCATTCCGGTTTCTCTTTACCTGCTAATCGCGTTTCTAATTTTTCTCATATTTGCTTACAATCTACTCGAATTCCATATTATCCATGACATTTTTAGCGCTTTTGGAGGTAATCACGTATCTCTTACCTGCGATTTTTCCTCTGATTTGTACCGTGAAGTTGTATCCAAGTGCCACCTGCTTCACGGAAG ATACTTGTCAACTCCATGGCTTTCTAGTCCGCATCTTCAGACTATGTTGCTGCATCTTCTGGTAAAGACTCATAACTTCACCTACAAAAG AGAGCTATTTATCTCATCTGACGGAGGAACAATAGCTTTGGACTGGCTGATGAACTTTGATG AGACAAAATTTCAAGTCAATGGAGATAATTTTGTTGCAAAAGCGATTCCTCTCGTAATAGTGATTCCCGGCTTAACAAGTGATTCTGATTCTCCG TATATTAAACACGCTGCATACAAGATGGCAAAACATGGGTGGAATGTTGTCATAAGCAATCACCGTGGTCTTGGAGGCGTACCACCCACT TCTGATTGTATCTATACTGCTGGATGGACAGAGGATTTACGTGAAGTGGTGAATCACCTTCATTGTACACATCCTGAAGCTCCTCTTTTTGCTATTGGGACTAGCCTTGGTGCAAATATTTTG GTTAAATATCTCGGCGAGGATAATGCCCCGCTTGTTGGGGGTGCATCTATCTGTAATCCTTGGGATATATTG ATGGGCGATAGATTCTTCGGCAGAGGGCTTATGCAGAGATTTTATAATATAATTTTAGCAAATGCCTTAAAAGATGTTGCCAAACT GCATCGGGCCGTCTATGCTCGTATTGCAGATTGGGAAGGCATTGAAAAG GCACGTTCTGTTGGAGAGTTTAATAAATATACCGGTCGAATTACTGGAAATTTTGAG ATGGGCGAGCAGTGTCCGTGTGGTGAACAATGTAAAGATACCACTTGTCTGCATCAATGCCATAGATGA